The following are encoded together in the Pseudanabaena sp. FACHB-2040 genome:
- a CDS encoding PPC domain-containing DNA-binding protein, translating to MSPLQAAPLATGASYLTAAGFSLYGYSLFSKRSGVLMHALRLVPGQDLKQALGELAQAHEIQAGIILTAVGSLRQAALRFAGQSEATVLLGPFELVSLVGTLSVEGLHLHGAIADAQGHTLGGHIMDGCLIYTTAEIVVGEVPQTVFRRQVDACTGYRELMIETLNLKPDA from the coding sequence TTGTCACCACTACAGGCCGCACCTCTGGCAACTGGAGCGAGCTATCTGACGGCAGCTGGATTTTCTCTCTATGGCTACAGCCTGTTCAGTAAGCGGTCTGGCGTTTTGATGCACGCTCTCAGGCTAGTGCCAGGTCAAGATCTCAAGCAGGCGTTGGGCGAACTGGCCCAGGCCCATGAAATTCAGGCTGGAATTATCTTGACGGCGGTAGGCAGCCTGCGGCAGGCGGCGCTACGTTTTGCTGGGCAGTCTGAGGCAACGGTATTGCTAGGTCCTTTTGAGCTGGTGTCTTTGGTGGGGACGCTGTCGGTTGAAGGTTTGCACCTGCATGGTGCGATCGCAGATGCCCAGGGCCACACTCTAGGCGGTCACATCATGGATGGCTGCTTGATCTATACCACTGCCGAAATTGTGGTGGGCGAGGTGCCCCAAACCGTTTTCCGGCGGCAGGTTGATGCTTGCACTGGCTATCGAGAGCTGATGATTGAGACCCTTAATCTTAAGCCTGACGCATAA
- a CDS encoding MFS transporter: protein MLKLITLLLASSMTVMAGSTLAPALPQIQRFFQDVPDASFWVKLMLTMPGLFTALSAPVSGILVDRLGRKPLLLAATLLYGFAGGAGLVLSSISGLLVSRAVLGVAVGAIMTSSTTLIADYYQGTQRNQVMGVQAAFVSFGGVAFLILGGVLADVGWRFPFLIYLMAFVVFGLVLVAITEPRQKPSSQVALQETASPAHAPVAGLAVIYLLVFGTMTAFYLVPVQLPFYLQGLSQGPTSNTSTGIAIGLMNLTSALVSTRYRAVKSRLSFPAIMGVGFLGMALGYGIIAQASTYTWVVVGLAAAGLGLGLLIPNVNVWVNAIAPPTLRGRAVGGLTTCLFLGQFASPILTQPLQPLGLARTYGVVGAGVGVLAVVMLGFSAKQKSQRAL, encoded by the coding sequence ATGCTGAAGCTGATAACGCTGCTCTTAGCCAGCAGCATGACCGTGATGGCTGGATCTACCCTGGCCCCCGCCCTACCTCAGATCCAGCGGTTCTTTCAGGACGTGCCCGATGCCAGCTTCTGGGTCAAGCTGATGCTGACAATGCCGGGCCTGTTTACAGCGCTGAGTGCGCCAGTATCGGGCATTTTGGTCGATCGGCTAGGACGCAAGCCGCTGCTGCTGGCGGCCACGCTGCTCTATGGCTTCGCGGGCGGAGCGGGTTTGGTGCTGAGTTCGATCAGCGGTCTGCTGGTGAGTCGAGCAGTGTTGGGAGTCGCGGTTGGAGCTATCATGACAAGCTCAACGACGCTGATTGCCGACTACTACCAGGGAACGCAGCGCAATCAGGTAATGGGCGTCCAGGCTGCTTTTGTGAGCTTTGGCGGCGTGGCCTTTTTGATTTTGGGGGGAGTATTGGCCGATGTGGGCTGGCGCTTTCCCTTTTTGATTTACCTGATGGCCTTTGTCGTCTTTGGCCTAGTGCTGGTTGCGATTACTGAACCTAGGCAGAAGCCTTCTTCCCAGGTCGCCCTACAAGAAACGGCTTCTCCAGCCCATGCTCCCGTGGCCGGGCTGGCCGTTATTTATCTGCTGGTTTTTGGCACGATGACGGCCTTTTACCTAGTGCCAGTGCAGCTGCCTTTTTACCTGCAGGGGCTCTCTCAGGGGCCAACCAGCAACACTAGCACCGGCATTGCCATCGGTCTGATGAATCTGACCAGTGCTCTGGTGTCTACGCGCTATCGGGCCGTCAAATCTCGCCTGAGTTTCCCGGCAATTATGGGTGTTGGCTTTCTTGGAATGGCTCTGGGCTATGGAATTATCGCTCAGGCCAGTACCTATACCTGGGTAGTGGTGGGGCTAGCGGCAGCAGGGCTAGGGCTGGGGCTGCTGATACCCAATGTTAATGTCTGGGTAAATGCGATCGCACCGCCTACCCTTCGCGGCAGGGCCGTGGGCGGCCTCACGACCTGCCTGTTCCTGGGTCAGTTTGCCTCGCCCATTCTCACCCAGCCGCTGCAGCCCCTGGGTCTTGCCCGCACCTACGGGGTCGTGGGTGCGGGCGTGGGCGTTTTGGCAGTCGTCATGCTGGGCTTTTCTGCCAAGCAAAAATCCCAGCGAGCCCTCTAG
- a CDS encoding NfeD family protein — MNLMPTVELFEKPGTARVERAIATDQRGRVYYEGTYWHARFYSLNQQVQVEVAERVTVIGRQGNALLVQPLLLVVC, encoded by the coding sequence ATGAATCTAATGCCGACCGTCGAGCTTTTTGAAAAGCCGGGAACTGCCAGAGTTGAGCGGGCTATAGCCACAGACCAGAGAGGCCGAGTGTATTACGAAGGAACCTACTGGCACGCCCGGTTTTATTCCCTGAACCAGCAGGTTCAAGTCGAGGTGGCTGAGCGGGTGACTGTGATTGGTCGGCAGGGTAATGCCCTGCTGGTTCAGCCACTGCTGCTGGTGGTCTGCTAA
- a CDS encoding peptidoglycan-binding protein, with translation MDMLADTHNWAIYERLEIPSEVDRLRSLPDRNLPDLTLLRWDRLAGVAAFFVVLGAFNQAWAAYAVVNTPEGYALNARWGPGTQYGVYRKLWRGAAVELTGRSENGWAQLTDATWAFNGYLQGTAGAGGGVGSDRIFAVVSAPPGYALNARWGPGENYGVYRKLAPGETLELTGRSQNGWAQLIDGTWVAANYIRETAGLATTPPLQVTQPVTTPPAPTSDPRIVAVQDQLKLLGYLPINFTSTGIYDEQTQEAVRSFQRVNGLAIDGVLGSETETAIRGSAQGATNTSPQATTPQPTTDPRVAELQSQLKILGYLSPTYTATGVNDSTTQEAVRTYQQVKGLTANGVAGPETVNAINADIRNLTTPTPAPTATATPTPTPTPTATPTPTPTPTPTPTPTPTPTPIPTLSPAPTPTPTPTPTPTETPSAGVGQQARVVTDGEDTLVFNGPGPEFNLLRTLPNGSLVTTTGRTSGNWSELSDGSWIFSLWLQPVQ, from the coding sequence ATGGATATGCTGGCAGATACCCACAATTGGGCTATCTATGAGAGGCTAGAAATCCCCTCCGAAGTGGATCGGCTGCGGTCTTTGCCTGATAGGAATTTGCCAGACTTAACGCTGCTCCGCTGGGATCGACTGGCTGGCGTGGCGGCTTTTTTTGTGGTGTTGGGAGCGTTTAACCAGGCATGGGCTGCCTATGCTGTGGTCAATACACCCGAAGGCTATGCCCTCAATGCTCGCTGGGGGCCGGGCACCCAGTATGGGGTGTATCGCAAGCTCTGGCGAGGAGCGGCTGTTGAGCTAACGGGTCGATCCGAAAATGGTTGGGCACAGCTGACCGACGCTACTTGGGCTTTTAATGGCTATTTGCAGGGAACAGCAGGGGCTGGCGGTGGGGTAGGTAGCGATCGCATCTTTGCGGTCGTGTCAGCTCCCCCTGGCTATGCGCTCAATGCCCGCTGGGGCCCTGGTGAGAACTACGGCGTCTATCGCAAGCTAGCCCCCGGCGAAACATTGGAATTAACTGGGCGCTCTCAAAACGGCTGGGCGCAGTTAATCGACGGCACTTGGGTAGCCGCTAACTATATTCGGGAAACCGCAGGCTTAGCGACCACTCCACCCCTTCAGGTCACTCAACCCGTCACAACCCCGCCCGCCCCCACCTCAGATCCTAGAATTGTGGCGGTGCAGGATCAGCTCAAGCTGTTGGGCTATCTACCCATCAACTTCACCTCAACCGGCATCTACGACGAACAAACCCAAGAAGCGGTGCGAAGCTTCCAGCGGGTTAATGGATTGGCTATCGATGGCGTTTTAGGGTCAGAGACCGAAACGGCGATTCGAGGCAGCGCCCAAGGCGCGACGAACACAAGCCCACAGGCCACCACCCCACAGCCCACCACAGATCCTAGAGTGGCCGAACTACAGTCTCAGCTCAAAATTCTGGGCTATTTGTCGCCAACCTACACAGCAACAGGTGTCAACGACAGCACAACTCAGGAAGCGGTGCGGACTTACCAGCAGGTGAAAGGGTTAACGGCCAATGGTGTGGCTGGGCCTGAAACCGTTAATGCCATCAATGCCGATATTCGCAACTTAACTACGCCGACCCCAGCCCCAACTGCGACCGCTACCCCGACGCCAACTCCTACGCCGACTGCCACACCGACTCCGACTCCAACTCCGACGCCAACGCCAACTCCAACTCCAACCCCAACACCCATTCCTACCCTGTCGCCTGCTCCTACCCCGACGCCGACACCGACGCCAACACCCACTGAAACGCCCTCTGCAGGCGTTGGGCAACAGGCGCGGGTTGTCACTGATGGAGAAGATACCCTGGTCTTTAATGGTCCTGGCCCAGAGTTTAACCTGCTAAGAACTTTGCCCAACGGCTCTCTTGTCACCACTACAGGCCGCACCTCTGGCAACTGGAGCGAGCTATCTGACGGCAGCTGGATTTTCTCTCTATGGCTACAGCCTGTTCAGTAA
- a CDS encoding peptidoglycan-binding protein, which translates to MVRVPAPGIELIKKFEGSHLAAYPDPLTKGRPYTIGWGSTRRKDGRPFELGEQITAQEAEDLLIWQIEQDYLPPQERIPGWASFNDNQRGAVLSFAYNLGARFYGSSGFETLSRTLRNQDWAQIEYAFVLYRNPGTNVEEGLLRRRLTEADVFLTGMSGFSLSAAGRTYLNVGRRTYSGNSNISNEARTYLASRSGSGTVAPSGGTGSTPTTGSSTGNGPAPATVNRRTLFLTTPNMQGDDVLEAQRALVRKGAGVVADGVFGPATRTAVERFQQVNGLVADGAVGPVTWARLLERVLYLANPPLTGDDVVRVQRALTSQGYNLTADGVFGSATEQAIRQFQSRQGLVADGVAGPLTLARLGLR; encoded by the coding sequence ATGGTACGGGTGCCTGCTCCAGGGATAGAACTGATCAAAAAATTTGAGGGTAGCCACCTAGCTGCCTACCCTGACCCTTTAACTAAGGGCAGACCTTACACCATTGGTTGGGGCAGCACGCGCAGAAAGGATGGACGCCCCTTTGAGCTAGGTGAGCAAATTACTGCGCAGGAGGCAGAAGACCTGCTGATTTGGCAGATCGAGCAGGACTACCTACCGCCTCAAGAACGCATTCCGGGCTGGGCCAGCTTTAATGACAACCAGCGGGGGGCCGTTCTCAGTTTTGCCTACAACTTGGGAGCCCGATTCTACGGCTCTAGCGGCTTTGAAACTCTGTCTCGCACTTTACGCAACCAGGACTGGGCCCAGATTGAGTATGCCTTTGTGCTGTACCGCAACCCTGGCACCAACGTTGAGGAAGGGCTTTTGCGGCGGCGGTTGACTGAGGCCGATGTCTTTTTAACTGGAATGTCTGGCTTTAGCTTGAGCGCGGCTGGCCGCACCTACCTCAATGTCGGCAGGCGCACCTACAGTGGCAACTCCAACATCAGCAACGAAGCTCGCACTTACCTGGCATCTCGCTCAGGTAGCGGCACCGTAGCTCCCAGTGGCGGCACTGGCTCGACTCCCACAACCGGATCGTCTACTGGAAATGGCCCGGCTCCTGCAACCGTGAATCGACGCACCCTGTTTCTCACAACTCCCAATATGCAGGGTGATGATGTGCTAGAGGCGCAGCGGGCACTGGTTCGCAAAGGGGCTGGAGTGGTGGCCGATGGGGTCTTTGGCCCAGCTACCCGGACTGCCGTGGAGCGGTTTCAGCAGGTCAATGGGCTAGTGGCCGATGGGGCCGTGGGGCCTGTTACCTGGGCGCGACTGCTAGAGCGGGTTCTCTACCTGGCCAATCCTCCACTGACAGGGGATGACGTGGTGCGGGTGCAGCGAGCTTTGACGTCCCAAGGGTACAACCTGACGGCTGACGGAGTTTTCGGTTCTGCCACAGAGCAGGCCATCAGACAGTTTCAAAGCCGCCAGGGACTGGTGGCCGATGGTGTGGCTGGGCCGCTTACCCTAGCTCGATTAGGGTTGCGCTAG